The Paenibacillus uliginis N3/975 genome has a window encoding:
- a CDS encoding AraC family transcriptional regulator, whose product MGSRYISSGYQLDNATNRLLDVFPVHCHFRDGVIGQSQMHAHRGYEIYFCLEGHGKLLVGDHVYSLLPGALAIIKPHVFHRPSVIGTKPLHRVVLSLDEHYVQTSFDNSPGISTCLHTLLAEPQPYWRLATAKMDSIRDLLLRLTRELADQQDFYIAAMHHLLAELFVILAREQYCPPDTDTSENAAFHLAERILRYLTAHYAESIEVSCLHEQFNVSRSHLYDQFKQATGHSLNRFLTIYRINQAKRLLMDTPLSVTEIASAVGFGDLSHFFHTFKSETGLTPSVFRKQTGN is encoded by the coding sequence ATGGGTTCACGTTACATTTCTTCCGGTTATCAATTGGATAACGCTACGAATCGACTCCTGGACGTTTTCCCAGTCCATTGCCATTTCCGTGATGGCGTAATTGGTCAAAGCCAGATGCATGCTCATCGGGGCTACGAGATCTATTTTTGTTTAGAGGGACATGGAAAGCTGCTGGTCGGCGATCATGTGTATTCCCTGCTGCCGGGCGCGCTAGCCATCATAAAGCCTCATGTTTTTCACCGGCCATCCGTTATCGGAACAAAACCTCTTCATCGGGTAGTGTTATCGTTGGATGAACACTATGTGCAAACGTCGTTCGACAACTCGCCCGGAATCAGCACATGTTTACACACCCTGCTTGCCGAGCCGCAACCCTACTGGCGATTAGCCACAGCGAAAATGGATTCGATCCGGGATCTGCTGCTGCGGCTTACTCGGGAGCTTGCCGATCAGCAGGATTTTTACATAGCAGCGATGCACCATCTGCTTGCCGAATTGTTCGTCATCCTGGCGCGGGAGCAATATTGTCCCCCGGACACAGACACATCAGAGAACGCTGCGTTTCATTTAGCGGAGCGTATTTTACGATATTTGACCGCACATTATGCCGAATCGATCGAGGTCAGCTGTTTGCATGAACAGTTCAATGTATCCCGCTCGCATTTGTACGATCAATTCAAACAAGCGACAGGCCACTCTTTAAACCGCTTTTTAACGATTTATCGCATCAATCAGGCCAAACGATTGCTCATGGATACGCCACTCTCTGTGACCGAAATCGCTTCTGCCGTCGGCTTTGGCGACCTCTCGCATTTTTTCCATACGTTCAAATCGGAAACTGGCTTAACGCCAAGTGTGTTCCGTAAACAGACCGGAAACTGA
- a CDS encoding glycoside hydrolase family 88/105 protein, which produces MKGNEELANLAERVYHRMIDKTVNDWGMNIESWDWVPGVGVISILAYGQLTGNEEAFAYLRRWTQRNKHLSEHVNVINSMAPYAIFPELYRLSGEPWYLETAIKIGDWMLADAPRTREGAYEHTVTENAKFSEQVWADTLFMAVLFLARLAKLTGESKYAKEAEFQLLVHLRLLQDPQTGVLFHGWNGAEGNHMSSARWIRANAWVILASPWIAEEIGSLTPVTEEIVDRYRQLAAGLRHYQGESGLWSTVMDQPEFYAETSGSAGIAAGWLAGMRMGWLDVTYKEAVNRTVQGVIERIEPDGTVQSVSGGTPVMPSIPAYQKIPCFPTLYGQGLTLILLSLVHAEMGGSYGKCSANISRRET; this is translated from the coding sequence ATGAAGGGGAATGAGGAACTGGCGAACTTGGCGGAACGCGTCTATCATCGGATGATCGATAAGACGGTGAACGATTGGGGAATGAATATCGAAAGCTGGGATTGGGTACCGGGCGTCGGAGTCATCTCGATTCTGGCTTACGGCCAGCTAACGGGTAATGAAGAAGCATTTGCATATTTGCGGCGATGGACGCAACGCAACAAACATTTGAGCGAACACGTAAACGTAATCAATTCGATGGCGCCGTATGCGATATTTCCGGAGCTATACCGGCTCAGCGGGGAACCGTGGTACTTGGAAACGGCAATCAAAATCGGCGATTGGATGCTGGCGGACGCACCTCGCACACGGGAAGGCGCCTATGAACATACCGTTACTGAGAATGCCAAATTTTCCGAACAAGTCTGGGCGGATACCTTGTTTATGGCTGTACTCTTTTTGGCTAGACTAGCGAAGCTTACCGGGGAAAGCAAGTATGCCAAAGAAGCAGAGTTCCAATTGCTTGTCCATCTGCGATTGCTGCAGGATCCGCAAACCGGAGTGTTGTTCCATGGCTGGAACGGTGCAGAAGGGAATCATATGTCCTCGGCCCGTTGGATTCGCGCCAACGCATGGGTCATACTGGCGAGTCCATGGATTGCCGAGGAGATAGGTTCCCTGACTCCGGTTACCGAGGAAATTGTAGACCGATATCGGCAGCTTGCGGCAGGGCTGCGGCATTACCAGGGAGAAAGCGGATTGTGGAGTACGGTCATGGATCAGCCTGAATTTTATGCAGAGACATCAGGGAGCGCGGGAATCGCGGCGGGATGGCTCGCGGGAATGCGAATGGGTTGGTTGGATGTTACATATAAGGAAGCCGTTAATCGAACTGTGCAAGGCGTTATAGAGAGAATCGAACCTGATGGAACGGTCCAAAGCGTATCCGGAGGAACGCCGGTTATGCCGAGCATTCCGGCTTATCAAAAGATTCCCTGCTTTCCGACGTTATACGGGCAGGGGTTGACTCTTATTTTATTGTCGCTTGTTCACGCAGAAATGGGAGGATCATATGGCAAATGTTCTGCTAACATTTCCCGAAGGGAAACATAA
- a CDS encoding polysaccharide deacetylase family protein, whose translation MANVLLTFPEGKHKVLTMSYDDGRTADKRLVSLFNEHRIKGTFHLNSGLAGRNDRIPLEEVGEVYRGHEISAHTVTHPTMARCAKEQIVGEIMEDRKALESITGYPVRGFSYPNGSFNLQIKDMLPYLGIEYARTVASHGDFRMPDDFMEWNPTCHHNQNLPELAETFKQLNQRLRLHMMYVWGHSYEFDQDNNWELIESFCESIGNRDDIWYATNMEIVDYMKKFQQLRFSASMDLVYNPFYDSIWLEVDGTTVEVKGGSQMKLV comes from the coding sequence ATGGCAAATGTTCTGCTAACATTTCCCGAAGGGAAACATAAAGTTCTAACGATGAGCTATGATGACGGAAGAACGGCCGATAAACGATTGGTCAGCTTGTTTAACGAGCATAGGATCAAAGGTACTTTCCATCTTAACTCCGGACTGGCCGGACGGAACGATCGAATACCATTGGAAGAAGTCGGGGAGGTTTACCGAGGTCACGAAATATCCGCGCATACGGTTACGCATCCGACCATGGCAAGATGTGCGAAGGAGCAAATCGTAGGAGAGATTATGGAAGATAGGAAAGCGCTGGAGAGCATTACGGGTTACCCGGTTAGAGGATTCTCTTATCCAAACGGTTCATTCAACCTCCAAATTAAAGACATGCTTCCGTATCTGGGAATCGAATATGCCAGAACGGTCGCGAGTCATGGCGACTTTCGAATGCCGGATGATTTCATGGAGTGGAACCCGACATGCCATCATAATCAGAACCTGCCGGAACTGGCGGAGACATTTAAGCAATTGAATCAAAGACTGCGTCTTCACATGATGTATGTTTGGGGGCACAGCTATGAGTTCGATCAGGACAATAACTGGGAGTTGATTGAGAGCTTTTGCGAGTCGATTGGCAATCGTGATGACATTTGGTATGCCACCAATATGGAAATCGTCGATTATATGAAGAAGTTTCAGCAGCTCCGATTTTCAGCTTCGATGGATCTTGTATATAACCCTTTTTATGATTCGATATGGCTGGAAGTGGATGGTACAACAGTTGAAGTAAAAGGCGGCTCTCAAATGAAACTGGTTTAG
- a CDS encoding PDC sensor domain-containing protein produces MRLSISGKAMIIYGSIFTVIIFLTFGLSYFGTVGRLEKDLKDTHIALLKQIDKRIEIVFRTTEKDLLNLSEELEYVYFMYDSFDDASKKYANFFGLSNKLKTMVHAGEQFSSVFVYSNTSGDVMTDKTFMKKNESEDHWLESYIEMEGYSKWIATHKVWDGDKMQDVVTLIRPYPLISSPGYRKGLVAVNIHEDILYGMISDVFEGSQEGVHTFIIDDKGNIVTHDDKSKLYKNMTDVPYIKRILSEKGSGQFSAESNEGKQSIFYRTSNYTGWKIVSVIPQAQLYQPLESIRNLMILIVALMVILAMSVLFYVNRRTFKPLDRLARKMSGAIKPTQPGQAVRLDYLETVFDQMFTDREQLEQRVRDSKPVLKWRIVMDMLTGYRTEYTSVSPQLEFTGFSFLPEMFVVCTAEIAKNGGISSKDETLYTYVLCNVAEELINMETAGVAIDLGSGRAAIIFSFGEGDVEKNHLQALTILELVLDIMKHQFGLLVTAGVGRCYRDMKDIPKSYDESQKALQYRMVIGNHAVISFEDLIGSDHQDYYRIIKMTDRIVEALKRTEFEKVQQDVAILYREAVEAGMSPELIRHLSYELIMKSLQAIAATGIDTEETLNSLGNLHERMNRCRDWQELTQIVLTVLEQMAKRVEDKRMQRGSNKLIEKMLVYIEDHYMGSEFSLAQLAAQFELGPTYISKLFKEHTEKNFIDYLIETRINASKQLLTDKNRKINDIAEEVGYTNTRSFLRAFKKYTGMTPTEYRDYVLDSTAKLALE; encoded by the coding sequence ATGCGTTTGAGTATTTCCGGAAAAGCCATGATTATTTATGGATCTATTTTTACCGTCATCATTTTCCTAACCTTTGGTTTGTCTTATTTTGGAACGGTAGGGCGCCTGGAGAAGGATTTGAAGGATACGCATATCGCATTGTTAAAGCAGATCGATAAAAGAATCGAAATTGTGTTTCGCACAACGGAGAAAGATTTGCTGAACTTGTCAGAGGAACTTGAGTATGTGTATTTCATGTATGACAGCTTCGATGATGCCTCCAAAAAATATGCGAATTTCTTCGGTTTGTCAAACAAATTGAAAACGATGGTGCATGCGGGTGAGCAATTTTCCTCCGTCTTTGTTTACTCGAACACGAGCGGCGACGTTATGACCGATAAAACGTTTATGAAAAAAAATGAATCGGAAGACCATTGGTTAGAAAGCTATATCGAAATGGAAGGTTACTCGAAGTGGATTGCTACTCACAAGGTGTGGGATGGGGATAAAATGCAGGATGTCGTCACGCTGATTCGTCCCTATCCACTCATTAGTAGTCCCGGTTATCGGAAGGGGCTTGTTGCCGTCAATATTCATGAGGACATTCTCTACGGGATGATCAGTGATGTGTTCGAAGGCAGTCAAGAGGGCGTACATACGTTCATCATCGACGACAAAGGGAATATCGTGACACATGATGACAAATCGAAATTATATAAAAATATGACAGACGTCCCTTATATCAAGCGGATTTTAAGTGAAAAAGGAAGCGGCCAATTCTCAGCCGAATCGAACGAGGGCAAGCAATCCATCTTTTATAGGACGTCCAATTATACAGGTTGGAAAATTGTAAGCGTTATCCCACAAGCCCAGCTGTACCAACCGCTGGAATCCATTCGGAATCTGATGATCCTGATTGTCGCCCTTATGGTTATCCTGGCGATGTCTGTTCTTTTCTACGTGAACCGCCGGACCTTTAAACCTTTGGATCGTTTGGCGAGAAAAATGTCTGGAGCCATCAAGCCGACCCAGCCGGGGCAGGCTGTCAGACTCGATTATTTGGAAACGGTGTTCGATCAGATGTTTACGGATCGTGAGCAGTTGGAGCAGCGCGTTCGGGATTCTAAGCCGGTTCTGAAGTGGAGAATCGTGATGGATATGCTGACAGGTTATCGAACGGAATACACGTCGGTAAGTCCGCAGTTGGAATTTACCGGGTTTAGCTTTCTGCCGGAAATGTTTGTTGTCTGTACAGCTGAAATTGCGAAGAACGGCGGCATTAGCTCCAAAGATGAAACGCTGTATACCTATGTGCTGTGTAACGTAGCAGAAGAACTGATCAATATGGAAACGGCTGGCGTTGCCATCGATCTGGGTTCAGGCCGAGCCGCGATTATTTTTAGTTTTGGGGAAGGGGATGTAGAGAAGAACCATCTTCAGGCACTGACCATCCTTGAACTGGTTCTTGATATCATGAAACACCAGTTTGGACTGTTGGTAACAGCCGGAGTAGGCAGATGCTACCGCGACATGAAGGATATTCCCAAATCGTATGACGAATCGCAAAAAGCACTGCAATACCGAATGGTTATCGGCAATCATGCCGTCATTTCATTTGAGGATTTGATTGGATCGGATCATCAGGACTATTACCGTATCATCAAAATGACGGATCGGATCGTAGAAGCCCTCAAACGCACGGAGTTTGAAAAAGTTCAGCAAGATGTGGCGATCTTGTACCGGGAGGCGGTAGAAGCCGGCATGTCTCCGGAACTGATTCGGCATCTTTCTTATGAACTGATCATGAAATCGTTGCAGGCCATTGCGGCGACTGGCATCGATACGGAGGAGACCCTGAATAGCCTGGGCAATCTCCACGAAAGAATGAACCGCTGCCGCGATTGGCAGGAGCTGACTCAGATCGTGCTGACCGTATTGGAACAAATGGCGAAGAGAGTTGAGGATAAGCGTATGCAGCGGGGCAGCAATAAATTGATCGAGAAAATGCTTGTATACATCGAAGATCATTATATGGGAAGCGAATTTTCTCTTGCCCAGTTGGCGGCCCAGTTTGAGCTGGGTCCGACGTACATCAGTAAATTGTTTAAAGAGCATACAGAGAAAAATTTCATTGATTATTTGATCGAAACCCGGATCAATGCTTCTAAGCAACTGTTAACGGACAAGAATCGAAAAATCAACGATATTGCAGAAGAGGTAGGGTATACGAATACCCGAAGCTTTCTGCGGGCTTTTAAAAAATATACAGGTATGACACCGACGGAATATCGCGATTATGTGCTGGATTCAACCGCAAAACTCGCGTTAGAATAA
- a CDS encoding ABC transporter permease — translation MKGRLAAAESQTGSYAVRSGINRRSVWRRMVRDKHLYLMLLPVIGFYFLFKYIPIVGEIIAFKDYRFADGIFGSQWVGFKHFQMIFESSDFWRILRNTLVLNLYSLVFGFPIPIILALLLNEVRLNWYKRIVQNMLYIPHFMSWAVLGSIVVAALSPSTGFVNLLLKKITGGETIYFMADSFWWPIAYTISGIWREAGWGTILYLAAMASIDPQLYEAAKIDGAAKLRQIWHITLPGIRGTIAILLILRMGQMMDVGLEQTLVLQNNSVLDVADVISTYVYRVGLQNMSYSYTTAIGLFQSVIGVILVLSVNRLIRLFGERGLW, via the coding sequence GTGAAGGGGAGGTTAGCGGCGGCGGAATCGCAAACCGGATCGTATGCTGTACGAAGCGGAATAAATCGGCGTTCGGTTTGGAGAAGAATGGTACGGGATAAACATTTGTACTTGATGCTCCTGCCCGTTATCGGATTTTATTTTCTGTTTAAATATATACCGATCGTCGGAGAGATCATTGCTTTCAAAGATTACAGGTTCGCGGATGGTATATTCGGAAGTCAGTGGGTCGGATTCAAGCATTTTCAGATGATATTCGAAAGTTCGGATTTTTGGAGAATTTTAAGAAACACGCTCGTTCTTAACCTGTATAGTCTTGTGTTTGGATTTCCTATACCAATTATCCTGGCTCTTCTATTAAATGAAGTACGCCTGAACTGGTACAAGCGAATCGTGCAAAACATGCTGTACATCCCCCACTTCATGTCATGGGCGGTGCTCGGTAGCATTGTAGTTGCCGCGTTGTCACCAAGTACGGGGTTCGTGAATCTTCTTCTTAAAAAAATAACCGGCGGAGAAACCATCTATTTCATGGCAGATTCGTTCTGGTGGCCGATCGCTTATACGATATCGGGCATTTGGCGGGAAGCAGGCTGGGGAACGATACTGTATCTGGCGGCCATGGCTTCGATTGACCCTCAGCTCTATGAAGCTGCCAAAATCGACGGCGCCGCCAAGCTGCGGCAAATCTGGCATATTACATTGCCCGGCATCCGCGGCACGATTGCCATTTTGCTCATTCTCAGAATGGGACAAATGATGGACGTAGGATTGGAGCAAACGCTTGTCCTCCAAAATAATTCCGTATTGGATGTAGCCGACGTCATTAGTACTTATGTTTACAGGGTAGGGCTACAAAACATGAGTTACAGCTATACGACGGCCATCGGTTTGTTCCAATCGGTCATTGGCGTGATTCTGGTTCTCAGCGTCAATCGGCTGATCCGACTCTTCGGGGAACGGGGGCTGTGGTAA
- a CDS encoding carbohydrate ABC transporter permease, with amino-acid sequence MVKTKIGISNKIVLVSAYALLGCISLLTLFPFWYEIAASFSSSRAITSGEVFLWPVEFNTVAYERLLEDGQLIMAMGNTILVTIVGTVLNVIMTIMAAYPLSRKRLVGRNGLLAFITITMLFVAGLIPNFILIKSLGLMNSYWSIWLPGLISTYNMFVMKTFMEGLPEEIEESASIDGAGDWRILLQIYMPLCKPILAALSLFYAVGWWNSYFNVLLYITESTKLTVMVKLYQMVSRVDDNLLNNIGGNDVMEQVLLTPEALKAAAVVIVVTPILCVYPFLQKHFVKGVLIGSVKG; translated from the coding sequence ATGGTAAAAACGAAAATAGGAATCTCAAATAAAATTGTTTTGGTAAGCGCTTACGCGTTGCTTGGCTGTATTTCATTGTTAACTTTGTTTCCCTTCTGGTACGAAATCGCGGCATCTTTCAGCAGCAGCAGGGCGATTACGTCTGGCGAAGTCTTTTTATGGCCCGTCGAATTCAACACCGTTGCATATGAACGGTTATTGGAGGACGGACAACTCATCATGGCAATGGGAAATACCATTCTTGTTACGATTGTCGGAACCGTGCTTAACGTGATCATGACGATTATGGCGGCGTATCCGCTCTCTAGAAAGAGACTTGTGGGACGGAATGGGCTGCTGGCGTTCATTACGATTACCATGTTGTTTGTCGCAGGGTTGATTCCTAATTTTATTCTGATTAAGTCTCTCGGGCTTATGAATTCATATTGGTCGATTTGGCTGCCGGGATTGATCAGTACGTATAACATGTTCGTGATGAAGACGTTCATGGAAGGGCTGCCGGAGGAAATTGAGGAGTCGGCGTCCATCGATGGTGCCGGGGACTGGCGGATACTGCTACAAATTTATATGCCGCTGTGCAAGCCGATTCTGGCGGCGTTGTCATTGTTCTATGCCGTCGGCTGGTGGAACAGCTACTTCAACGTTTTGCTGTATATTACGGAATCCACGAAGTTGACCGTCATGGTAAAGCTGTACCAAATGGTCAGCAGGGTGGACGACAATCTGTTAAACAATATCGGAGGAAACGATGTGATGGAGCAAGTTCTTCTGACACCTGAAGCTCTCAAGGCAGCTGCTGTCGTCATTGTCGTCACTCCAATCCTGTGCGTATACCCGTTCCTCCAGAAGCATTTTGTCAAAGGTGTTCTCATTGGCTCGGTCAAAGGATAA
- a CDS encoding extracellular solute-binding protein, whose translation MSKLKHAGKSALAALMVITMSVTVLAACGSNKSAEKQPGGSLGTSNAVSEGSKKEISISMFDRGKVPTEEGTYENNRWTKWINENSPVKVKWIPVARNQAQAKLNALIAAGEAPDLIWEYDRNYVSQLANQGAIQPIGDYIDKYSTTYKAYLEKHPELQPYLKFNGEVYAVSFARETLANHGMWIRQDWLDKLGLKAPTTLEEFIDVARKFKDGDPDGNGQADTVPIALSTSANSIDQAFFFTSENQWYVEDGTLQFGRTLDRYADTLAFQKQLFDEGLIDKEYITDTNFQRSGQLLTTGKAGIYLANWDIEELNNNLVKNDPNAKLVPLESISSKYGKNGLYQEAPPSVFTTFNSKMNEDQIKSAIQFIDWMLKDGWVPLKYGEENVHYTMVDGVRQKTDPDKFKKEVSYASEYAIMIDNVLKPEMFLAMAAKDEVSQNYAKEKGNSLELAMKNKYRRDIPYSPDFPELTQLIATFAPIAQQIEAKVVTGGSSMSPAEGLNELRKEWKRLGGENVEKLAQEWYDANKNNLK comes from the coding sequence ATGAGCAAGCTGAAACACGCAGGGAAATCCGCTCTTGCCGCCTTGATGGTGATCACGATGTCCGTGACGGTGCTGGCCGCATGCGGCTCCAACAAATCTGCCGAAAAGCAGCCTGGCGGCTCGCTTGGTACTTCTAACGCGGTAAGCGAGGGTTCAAAGAAAGAAATCAGCATTTCGATGTTTGATCGCGGTAAAGTACCGACTGAGGAAGGAACTTATGAAAATAATCGATGGACGAAATGGATTAATGAGAACTCACCGGTCAAGGTGAAGTGGATTCCCGTTGCGAGGAATCAGGCACAAGCCAAGCTGAACGCTTTGATCGCCGCTGGCGAAGCGCCCGATCTGATATGGGAATACGATCGGAATTATGTCAGTCAGTTGGCTAATCAAGGCGCCATACAACCGATTGGCGATTATATCGACAAATATAGTACGACATACAAAGCCTATTTGGAGAAGCACCCTGAGCTGCAGCCTTACTTGAAATTTAACGGGGAAGTGTACGCAGTGTCGTTCGCAAGGGAAACGCTTGCCAATCACGGGATGTGGATCCGTCAAGACTGGCTGGATAAGCTTGGACTGAAGGCCCCGACAACACTGGAAGAGTTTATCGATGTTGCCCGCAAATTCAAGGATGGGGATCCGGATGGCAATGGTCAAGCGGATACCGTCCCGATCGCGTTAAGCACGAGTGCGAATTCGATAGATCAAGCTTTCTTTTTTACAAGCGAGAACCAGTGGTATGTAGAGGATGGCACATTGCAATTTGGCAGGACGCTTGATCGGTATGCGGATACGCTGGCATTTCAAAAGCAGCTTTTCGATGAAGGATTGATTGATAAGGAATATATTACAGACACGAACTTCCAACGTTCAGGCCAACTGCTGACGACAGGCAAAGCAGGCATCTACCTTGCCAATTGGGATATAGAAGAATTGAATAATAACCTGGTTAAAAATGATCCGAACGCAAAGTTGGTGCCGCTTGAATCGATCAGCAGCAAATACGGCAAAAACGGATTATATCAAGAGGCTCCTCCAAGCGTATTTACCACATTCAATAGCAAGATGAATGAAGATCAGATTAAGTCGGCCATCCAGTTTATCGATTGGATGCTTAAGGACGGTTGGGTGCCGCTCAAGTACGGAGAAGAAAACGTCCATTATACGATGGTTGACGGCGTACGGCAAAAAACGGATCCGGACAAATTCAAGAAGGAAGTTTCCTATGCTTCCGAATATGCGATCATGATCGATAATGTGTTGAAGCCGGAAATGTTCCTGGCAATGGCAGCAAAGGACGAAGTATCCCAAAACTATGCCAAGGAAAAAGGCAATTCCCTGGAGCTCGCCATGAAGAATAAATACCGCAGAGATATCCCGTATAGTCCGGATTTCCCTGAATTGACCCAATTGATCGCGACATTTGCGCCGATCGCTCAACAGATTGAAGCGAAAGTCGTTACCGGCGGCAGTTCCATGTCGCCTGCAGAAGGGCTAAACGAGTTACGAAAAGAATGGAAGCGTCTTGGCGGCGAAAACGTGGAGAAGCTGGCCCAGGAATGGTATGACGCTAATAAAAACAATCTGAAATAA
- a CDS encoding FAD-dependent oxidoreductase: protein MRLEAVNSDITVIGGGLAGVCAAVAAARLGQTVSLVQNRPVLGGNSSSEVRVWVCGATSHGVHRNARETGIMGELFIENQYRNIDGNPYIWDLIVLEKVKAESNITLFLNTDVHEVEASGHEDNRRITTVTGWMMGSERRIRFDSKVYLDCTGDGLVGFLAGAKHRIGRESQEEFNEEWAPLVSDDITLGSTLFFYTKDAGHPVKYIAPSFAKDITKTSIPMNRVIRSGDNGCAYWWIEWGGELDTVHDNERIRDELSSVIYGIWDYIKNSGKFDADNLTLEWIGSIPGKREYRRFIGDYVLNQNDIIAQVEFEDRVAFGGWSIDLHPPQGMYATTKGSKHMYTDGSYHIPFRSLYSANVCNMLMAGRNISASHVAFGTTRVMATCAVIGEAAGTAASLCVQNDVSPRKLHAEYLGELQQTLLRQDASVLGLRNTDATDLALRAEVTASSTLTRIALEESIGTVPLDADLGFIVPADPGIDGVELLIDAVHDIELTVELWSTSKPQNYVPHTLVSACKIEVKAGEKQWALANLSWHPKTAQNAFIIVKKHADAALHQSGRPLSGVLSFKHAVNEQSFKDFGDMYHHQPVLEWSGKDFVRKPLCFRLCSPTLGLTADKATDGYIRPYGGPHMWSSQAMEPSTPEWLELGWTKPVQIRSVHVTFNDDVNEDLINLHHHRTPFEVIPELVKDYQVQAWINGEWITVTDECNNHVRKKVHKLAAPVLTSKLRVVVTSTNGGTRAEILEVRCYE, encoded by the coding sequence ATGAGACTTGAAGCCGTTAACTCGGATATAACCGTTATCGGCGGCGGACTGGCCGGTGTTTGTGCGGCTGTTGCTGCGGCCCGCTTGGGCCAAACCGTTTCACTTGTTCAAAATCGCCCCGTTCTAGGCGGAAATTCAAGCAGTGAAGTACGCGTTTGGGTATGCGGAGCGACTTCGCACGGCGTTCACCGGAATGCTCGTGAAACCGGTATCATGGGTGAGTTGTTTATTGAAAATCAATACCGCAATATCGATGGGAATCCGTATATATGGGATTTGATTGTCCTCGAAAAGGTGAAAGCGGAAAGTAACATTACGCTTTTCCTGAATACGGATGTGCATGAAGTGGAAGCGAGTGGCCATGAAGACAACCGACGGATTACCACCGTAACGGGCTGGATGATGGGATCGGAGCGCCGAATACGCTTCGATAGCAAGGTCTATCTGGATTGTACAGGCGACGGTTTGGTCGGCTTCCTCGCTGGCGCCAAGCATCGCATCGGCCGTGAATCGCAGGAAGAATTCAACGAGGAATGGGCACCGCTAGTATCCGATGACATTACGCTGGGAAGCACCCTTTTCTTCTACACGAAGGATGCTGGTCATCCCGTGAAGTATATTGCCCCCAGCTTCGCCAAGGACATCACGAAGACATCCATTCCTATGAACCGTGTTATACGCAGCGGCGACAACGGCTGTGCTTACTGGTGGATCGAATGGGGCGGCGAGCTTGACACGGTGCATGATAATGAGCGAATTCGTGATGAATTGTCTTCCGTCATTTACGGGATCTGGGATTACATTAAAAACTCCGGCAAGTTCGACGCCGACAACTTAACACTGGAATGGATCGGCTCCATACCAGGCAAAAGAGAATACCGCCGTTTCATTGGCGATTACGTACTCAACCAGAACGATATCATCGCCCAGGTTGAATTCGAAGATCGCGTCGCATTCGGCGGATGGTCGATTGACTTGCATCCGCCGCAAGGAATGTATGCGACAACCAAAGGATCGAAGCATATGTACACGGATGGAAGCTATCATATCCCCTTTCGTTCTCTCTACTCTGCCAATGTGTGCAATATGCTAATGGCAGGCCGCAATATCAGCGCCTCTCACGTTGCCTTCGGGACGACGCGCGTCATGGCGACTTGCGCCGTTATTGGCGAAGCGGCAGGCACAGCCGCTTCGCTATGCGTACAGAACGACGTCTCGCCGCGTAAGCTGCACGCGGAATACTTGGGTGAACTGCAGCAGACGCTGCTTCGTCAAGATGCATCGGTGTTAGGCCTCAGGAATACGGATGCAACCGATCTGGCGCTTCGGGCCGAAGTGACCGCATCCAGCACGTTAACGCGGATCGCACTGGAAGAGTCGATTGGAACGGTGCCGCTGGATGCCGATCTTGGTTTCATCGTCCCTGCCGATCCCGGTATCGACGGTGTTGAGCTGCTGATCGACGCTGTACATGATATTGAACTTACTGTCGAGCTGTGGAGCACGAGCAAGCCGCAAAACTACGTCCCCCATACGCTTGTATCGGCCTGCAAGATTGAAGTTAAAGCCGGAGAGAAGCAATGGGCGCTGGCGAATCTGTCATGGCATCCGAAAACCGCGCAAAATGCGTTCATCATAGTGAAAAAGCATGCAGATGCTGCCCTGCATCAGTCCGGTCGCCCGCTCTCCGGTGTGCTCTCCTTCAAACACGCCGTGAATGAGCAAAGCTTCAAGGACTTTGGCGATATGTATCATCACCAGCCCGTTCTGGAGTGGAGTGGCAAGGATTTTGTTCGAAAGCCCTTGTGCTTCAGGCTGTGTTCGCCGACTTTAGGGCTTACCGCAGATAAAGCGACGGACGGTTATATTCGCCCATACGGCGGACCGCATATGTGGTCATCGCAAGCGATGGAACCAAGCACGCCAGAATGGTTAGAACTTGGCTGGACGAAGCCTGTTCAGATCCGATCCGTCCATGTCACGTTTAATGATGATGTGAATGAAGATTTAATTAATCTGCATCACCATCGTACCCCATTTGAGGTTATTCCTGAGCTGGTTAAAGACTATCAAGTCCAAGCCTGGATCAATGGCGAATGGATTACCGTAACCGATGAATGCAATAATCATGTGCGAAAAAAAGTCCATAAACTGGCAGCCCCCGTACTTACAAGCAAGCTTCGCGTCGTTGTAACATCCACGAACGGTGGCACTCGAGCGGAAATCCTTGAAGTGCGCTGTTACGAATAA